A single window of Paenibacillus sp. FSL H8-0537 DNA harbors:
- the cbiE gene encoding precorrin-6y C5,15-methyltransferase (decarboxylating) subunit CbiE, whose protein sequence is MGNKIKMIGIGDDGAAGLPSLYEGWIQESEVLVGGERHLAFFPQYAGEKIVIKGGLTDLAKQLQVESRRTVVLASGDPLFYGIGGYLAGKVELDIYPAHSSVQLAFARMGESWHDALLTSVHGKSIKGLAQRIDGKAKIALLTDDKNNPSVIARYLLEFGMTEYKAFLAENLGGADERTGWYELSELAEAEFSPLNVLILKRVGTSPSWPLGIADSEFAQRKPDKGLITKREIRVLSLAAMQLRETSTVWDIGTCTGSMAIEAARIARQGDVYAIEKNEGDLANCVENARKFRTDLTTRLGRAPVGLDTFADPDAVFIGGSGGELRELLHICCTRLKEGGRIVVNAATIETMGKAMSAFEDEGFKTDITLAQLSRSKPILDLTRFDALNPIFLITAWKQPEILTEEESGND, encoded by the coding sequence TTGGGGAACAAAATCAAAATGATCGGCATTGGCGATGACGGAGCGGCAGGTTTGCCGTCGCTTTATGAAGGCTGGATTCAAGAGAGTGAAGTATTGGTTGGTGGCGAGCGCCATTTAGCGTTTTTTCCGCAATATGCAGGCGAGAAAATCGTCATTAAAGGCGGCTTGACTGACTTGGCAAAGCAGCTGCAGGTGGAGAGTAGACGGACGGTTGTACTCGCTTCCGGTGATCCGTTGTTTTATGGCATTGGCGGTTATTTGGCCGGCAAGGTGGAGCTCGACATTTATCCGGCGCACAGCTCGGTGCAGCTTGCTTTTGCGCGAATGGGCGAAAGCTGGCATGATGCGCTGCTGACTAGCGTTCACGGCAAGAGCATCAAGGGACTGGCACAGCGTATCGACGGCAAAGCGAAGATTGCGCTGCTGACCGATGACAAAAACAATCCAAGCGTTATTGCCCGCTACTTGCTCGAATTTGGCATGACCGAATATAAAGCCTTTTTGGCTGAAAATTTAGGTGGAGCGGATGAGCGCACGGGGTGGTATGAGTTGAGCGAGCTTGCGGAGGCGGAATTTTCTCCGCTGAATGTCTTGATTTTGAAGCGTGTAGGGACGAGCCCCTCGTGGCCGCTCGGCATTGCTGACAGCGAGTTTGCCCAGCGTAAGCCGGACAAAGGACTAATTACTAAACGTGAAATTCGCGTGCTCAGCCTTGCGGCTATGCAGCTCAGGGAGACGAGCACGGTTTGGGATATTGGCACCTGCACAGGCTCCATGGCGATTGAGGCAGCACGCATTGCCCGCCAAGGCGACGTATATGCCATAGAGAAGAACGAAGGCGATCTTGCCAATTGTGTGGAAAACGCCCGGAAATTCAGAACCGACCTGACGACGCGGCTGGGACGCGCACCTGTTGGCCTGGACACGTTTGCCGATCCCGATGCTGTATTTATCGGCGGCAGTGGCGGCGAGCTGCGCGAGCTGCTGCATATTTGCTGCACGCGGCTCAAGGAAGGCGGACGCATCGTCGTGAATGCGGCAACGATTGAGACGATGGGCAAAGCGATGAGCGCTTTTGAGGATGAAGGCTTTAAAACCGATATTACGCTGGCACAGCTGTCGCGCAGCAAACCGATATTGGATTTGACGCGTTTTGATGCGCTTAATCCAATTTTTCTAATTACGGCTTGGAAGCAGCCAGAGATACTCACCGAGGAGGAAAGCGGCAATGACTAA
- the cobI gene encoding precorrin-2 C(20)-methyltransferase yields MTKLGKLYGIGIGPGDPELITVKAFRLMKECPVIAYPRKKMGAKSYALTIAELYVNAAEKEMLGLTFPMTKDRESLERQWEKTVQQVWQPISEGRDVAFVTEGDPMIYSTYIHLMRLMRERHPEVEMQAIPGISSFNASASRLGIPLADGDEHVAIVPATPSYEAMRTAIERHDCVVFIKVAKVLDLMLTVLRDLKLIKNAYVLTKVTSSEEQVWMDVEELQGRELEYLTLMVVRK; encoded by the coding sequence ATGACTAAGCTCGGCAAATTATATGGAATCGGGATTGGACCGGGGGATCCGGAGCTGATTACCGTTAAAGCTTTTCGGCTTATGAAGGAATGTCCGGTTATCGCATACCCGCGCAAAAAGATGGGCGCCAAAAGCTACGCGCTGACGATTGCTGAGCTGTATGTGAACGCAGCGGAGAAGGAAATGCTCGGACTTACCTTTCCGATGACGAAGGACCGCGAATCGCTGGAGCGCCAGTGGGAAAAGACGGTGCAGCAGGTATGGCAGCCGATTAGCGAAGGCCGCGATGTGGCGTTCGTTACGGAAGGCGATCCGATGATCTACAGCACGTATATTCACCTGATGCGGCTTATGCGCGAGCGTCACCCTGAAGTGGAAATGCAGGCAATTCCCGGCATTTCTTCGTTTAATGCTTCGGCTTCCCGCCTTGGCATTCCGCTTGCTGACGGCGACGAGCATGTGGCGATTGTTCCAGCAACGCCAAGCTATGAAGCGATGCGTACAGCGATTGAGCGCCATGACTGCGTCGTATTCATCAAAGTTGCTAAGGTGCTGGATTTAATGCTGACTGTATTGCGCGACTTGAAGCTGATTAAGAACGCTTATGTTTTGACGAAGGTTACATCGTCCGAGGAGCAGGTATGGATGGATGTTGAAGAGCTCCAAGGGCGCGAGCTTGAATACTTGACATTAATGGTGGTGAGAAAATGA